Genomic window (Saccharothrix australiensis):
GTCGCCACCCGTCGCGCCGCAGGCGCCCCGGAGTCACCGGGTGCGCGTGGCGCGGCGGATCGCGGGAACCGCGAGCGCCCCTCGGCCGCGACGGGCCGTCGGCGCTCGACGCACGCGCGCCGGTGCCGCACGTAAGCTGGGGCGGTGCGCACACGTCCGACGCTGACCTGGACCGCCTCGGGTGCGCCGCTGCCGCGCACGACGAGCCTGGCCGAGGTCGTCCGGGTGGTCGCCGAAGGGGACGTGGTCGTGCTCAGCGGCGCGGGCCTGTCCACCGAGTCGGGCATCCCCGACTACCGCGGCGCGGCGGGCAGCCTCCGCAGGCACACCCCGATGACCTACGACGAGTTCACCGGCGGCGAGGCCGGTCGGCGGCGGTACTGGGCCCGCAGCCACCTGGGGTGGCGCACGATCGCCCGCGCGCACCCCAACGCGGGTCACCACGCCGTCGCGGCGCTGCGCGCCGAGGGCTTCCTGTCCGGGGTGATCACCCAGAACGTGGACGGCCTGCACCACGCGGCGGGCACGGTGGACGCCGTCGAGCTGCACGGCAACCTGGACCGGGTCGTCTGCCTGGGCTGCCGGCGGTCGAGCCCGCGCGAGGAGCTGGACCGCAGGCTGCGGGCGGCGAACCCGGACTTCACCGCGACCGCGTCCAGGGTCAACCCGGACGGCGACGTGGACCTCTCCGACGACGACGTGCGCGGCTTCCGCGTGGTGCCGTGCGCGGACTGCGGCGGCGTGCTGAAGCCGGACGTGGTCTTCTTCGGCGAGAACGTGCCGCGCCCGCGCGTGGAGGAGTGCTACCGCCTGGTCGACGCCGCCCGCGCGGTGCTCGTGCTGGGCTCGTCGCTGGCGGTCATGTCGGGGCTGCGGTTCGTCCGGCACGCGGCGAAGGCGGGCAAGCCGGTCGTGATCGTGAACCGGGGCGAGACCAGGGGCGACGAGCACGCGGCGGTCCGGGTCGACCTGCCGCTCGGCCGGGCGCTCACCGAGGTGCGCGAGGCGGTGCGGAAAACCCTTTCGTGACAAGGGTTGGCGCTTGTCAGTCCACAGTGGACCCGCCTGGTGGGTCGTGCGGCGCGGTCCGCTCCGGTTCACCCTGATGTCGCAGCATGTTCCTGTGCCGCAACGGGTATTCGAGTCGCACACCCGGTGCGGCCCGTCCACCCCGGCGGCGCCGCCTCTTCCCGCAAGGAGGTCGTGATGGCACATGTCCGGGACTTGATCGACATCCGCAGCGGCGACGAGTTCGACCAGCCCATACCGTACGGCCTGGTGTACCCGTTGCGCACGGCGGACGGTTCCGCGCCGCCCAGCCAGCGCGGTCGCACCTGGGAGCACCTCACCGCGTCCGGGCGGGAACTGCGCCCGGTGCGGTAGCGGTCGGGCCGCACGTCGGCGCGCCACCGCCCGCGTGCGGTTCGCCGGCGGGCGCATCCTTGCACGGCAACGGGAACCGTGACCGCGGCGGCGCGCCGACCCCCGCGCCCCGCGGTCCGGTCGCCCGCTCGGCGGGCGGCTCAGGACGCCCGGTCGTACGCGCGGACCGCGTCGAGGTACGCGGAGATCGCGTCGCGGTTGCGGGTCAGGCAGCGGATGCGCTCGGTCATCCGGTCGCGCTCCCGCTCCAGCGTCGCGATCATCTCGGGCGTGGCGTCGGGGAAGTAGATCACCCTGGGCTTGTCCAGGCACGGCAGGATCTGCTTGATGATCCGCGTGGGCAGGCCGGCGTCGAGCAGGCCGCGCACCTGGAGCACCCGGTCGACCATGCCCTCGTCGTAGGAGCGGTACCCGTTGGCGCACCGGGTGGAGACGATCAGGCCGCGCTCCTCGTAGTAGCGCAGCAGGCGGCGGGACGCGCCCGTCCGCGCGGACAGCTCGCCGATGCGCATGTGCGCCACCTCACTGGTCTCGGGTTGACCTTCACACTGGTGTGATGGTTCGAGCATACGACGCATGGCTTCCCGAACGGAGATCCCACCCGCGTCGACCCGGCTCCCGCTGGGCGCGCTGCTCGCCCTCACCACGGCCGCGTTCACCACCGTCCTGACCGAGGCGCTGCCCGCGGGCGTGCTGCCCGCCATGAGCGCGGGGCTCGGCGTGACCGAGTCCGCCACCGGCCAGTTGGTCACGGTCTACGCCGTCGGCACGGCCGTCACGGCCATCCCGCTCGTCGCGGCCACCGCCACGTGGCGGCGCAAGCGCCTGTTGCTCGCCGGGGTCGCGGGTTTCGCGGTGGCGAACACGGTCACGGCGGTCTCGGCGGACTACGGGCTCACGCTGGTGGCGCGGTTCGTCGCGGGTGTCGCGGCGGGCGTGGTGTGGGCGCTGCTCGCCGGGTACGCCCGCCGCCTCGCGCCGGCGCACCTGGCGGGCAAGGCGATCGCCGTCGTCATGGCGGGCATCCCGGTGGCGCTGTCGCTGGGCATCCCGGCGGGCACGTTCCTCGGCGGCGCGCTCGGGTGGCGGCCGACGTTCTGGGTGATGTCGGCGCTCGCCGCGGTGCTCGTCGGCTGGATCGTCGCGGTGGTGCCCGACCACGCCGGGCAGCCCGCCGGGCGATCGGCCCTGCGCGCGACCTCCCGGTTGGCCGGCGTGCCGGCGGTGCTGTTCGTGACGCTGGTCTTCGTGCTGGCGCACAACGTCTTCTACACCTACATCGCGGCGTTCCTCGGCGCGGTCGGCCTGGGCGGGTCGGTCGACCTGGCGCTGCTGGTGTTCGGCGTCGCGTCGCTGGTCGGCATCTGGGTCGTCGGCGCGCTGATCGACCGCCGTCCGAGGGCGCTCATGGTGGCGTGCACGGTCCTGGTCGCCGTGGCGGCCATCGGGTCGGCGGTGCTCACCGGGAGCGCCCCGCTGGTGTTCGCGGCGGTGGCGGTGTGGGGCCTGGGCTGGGGAGGCGTGCCGACGCTCCTCCAGACCGCCGCGGCCCACGCGGGCGGTGACGCGGCGGACACCGCACAGGCCATGCTCGTGACGGTGTGGAACGTGGCCATGTCGGGCGGTGGCGTCGCCGGTGGTGTGCTGCTGGCCCTGCTGGGCCCGATGTCGTTGCCGTGGGCCGTGGTGCTGCTGCTCGTGCCGGTGTTCGCCGCGGTGCTCGCGACGCGCGCCTTCCGGCCGGCGACGGGCTGAGCCACGCGCCGGGCCGTTCGACGCGACGGGTGGGACCGGCACGCGGGGCCGGTCCCACCCGGCACGCCGTGCGGGCCGATCGTGCCGGACGGACGTCTGCGTCTCGCCCTCGCCGAGCACAGCCGTCGGCCCTCGGGCGGTCGGTGCAGGCCGACCGCCCGCGCCGATGACATACCGGGCGTCCCGACGCGGTCAAGGTCGCCCGCCGGGCACCGACCACGACTGTGGAACCGCGCGCGAAACTGTGGAGGACTACCCACCGCCGTCGGGCTCACCGGGCGTGATCCGGCTTCTAGACTGTGTGTTCCACAGTCGAGGGGGTCTGCGATGGCCGTGCGACCGTCCGGGGCCGACCACGAGGTGGACGTGCTGCTCCGGACGGGTCCGTTCTACGAGGCGCTGCGCGCGGCCATCGAGCGCAGCGGCCTCACCCTGGAGCGCCTGCGCGACCGCCTGGCCCGCAGGGGCATCCACGTCAGCCTGTCCACCCTGAGCTACTGGCGGCTGGGTCGCAGCCGCCCCGAGCGCGCCGAGTCGCTGCGCGCCGTGCAGGCCATCGAGGTCATCCTCGGCCTGCCGCGCCACTCGCTGGAGTCCCTGCTCGGCCCGCCCCGCCCGCGCGGCCGGTGGGTGGCCGGGCAGCGGCAGCCCCGGCGGTACGGGCGGATGCTGGAACCCGCGCAGTCGTTGGCGGAGACGGTGGAGGCGCTGGTCGGCCCGTCCGACGGCGACCTGCGGCTGTGGTCGCAGGACGACGCGGCCGGCGTGGACGCCCGGGGCGTGATCCGCGAGGTCCGCACCCGGCAGGTGCTGCGCGCGGTCGACGGCCACCCTGACCGGCACGTCGCGGTGTACTGCGCCGACCCCGGCACCGCGCCGGACGCGATCACGGTGGAGGCGGTGGCGAACTGCCGCCTCGGCCGCGTCCGCCGCCACCACCGCGCGCCGGTGATCGCGGTGGAGCTGCTGTTCGACCACACGCTGCGCGCCGGCCAGACGCACCTGCTGGAGTACCGCTTCACCGTGGCCGAGGGAGCGGTGGCGCTCGACTACCGCCGCGCGTTCCGCTACCCGGTCGGCACCTACGTCCTCAGCGTCCGCTTCACCGAGCCCCGCCTGCCGGTGCGCTGCTTCGACCTGGTCCAGTCCGGGGCGGAGGGCGCGCTCACCCACGGCCGCGAACTGGCCCTGACACCCGGCCGGATGCTGCACCTGGTCGCGAGGGACGTGCCGCCCGGCGTGCTCGGCATCGGCTGGGAGTGGACCTAGTGCGTTGACCACGAACGTTCACCGGGTCGACCCGTCGTGACCGAGGTCGAGGCGGACGCGGAACTCGTGCGGGCCGACTCTCTCCCGCTCGTCACCGACCCGACCGACCTCTGCGGTGGACTTCGGGGGGCAGAACGGTTCCTCCTCGAACTTCGACTGCCGACGGTTCACGGCGGAATCCGCCACCTCCCACCTGTCGACCGCGTGCGGTTGGTGGGCGCGATCACACCTGCCAGGCCCGAGGGGCGGTAACGCCGCCTGAGCTGTTCGGTGGTCCCGACCAAGCCCTGTACGGACTTGCTGTCCCTGGGCCTTACGGAGGTCGAGGTACCGCCGTACAGTCTGTTCGGTGAGCCCGGTCCCGCCTCCTCCGACAGGCGCGGCGCGCCTGTCCTGTTCTCGGGCCGACCTGCGATGACACGAAGAAGTGAGCCTTCGTCACTCCGGTTGTACAACCTCGGTCTGATCCCCGCTCACCCCTCGGACGGACACCGTCGAGCCCTTGGTTCGATGTGCCGGACCCCGTCGAGGAGGTGGACTGTTCGCATCGCACCGATGTGACAGGACGCCGATGACCAGCCAGCTCCACCCCGCGCGGAACGACGAGCCCGACGCGGCCGGTCCGGTCCGGCCCCGCGCCGACCGCCGCCCGCCTCCCACGGGATCGCACCCGCCGCCCGACCGCCCTGCGGTCACGGCGGGTGGCGCGGTGGTTCGAGCGGGCGGGCGCGGACGGGACGAGGACGGGAAGGTGCGGGACGTGCCGACGGGCGGGGACGGGGCAGCGCCGGGGCGGACGGCCCGGCTGGGACGGGTGACCGCCGCCGCGGCGCGCCTCGTCGGCCGGGTGAACCGGCTCGGGCCGGTGATCCGCCGCGCGCCCGGCACCGCGGGCGCGGTGCTCGCGCTGTGGACGATCGGCGCGGCCACCGGGAGCCTGTGGTCGGGGCCGTCCGAGGACCTGCTGGACACCATCGGCTTCGGGGTGCCCGCGCCGCTGTGGACGGCGGCCACCTCGGCGCTGTGGTGCGCCAACCTCGCCGGCTACCTGGCCACGACGGCGTTGCTGCTGCTGTTCGGACCGGTCGCGGAACGGGAGTTCGGCACCGCCCGCGCGCTCGGGGTCGTCGCGGTGACGCACGTGGTCGGTGTGCTCGCCGGCTCCGGCCTGGTGCAGCTCGGCTCGGCGTGGAGCTGGCTCTCCTACCTGAACTTCGACCTCGCGGTCGGCCCGTCGCCGGGTGTCGTGGGGCTGGCCCTGGCGGTGAGCTTCCGGCTGTCGCCGCTGTGGCGCCGGCGCGTGCGGCTGCTGGTCGTGCTGGGCCTGCTGGTGCTGGCGCTGTACTCGGGCTACCTGGAGGACGTGCACCGGCTGTGCGGCGGGGTCGTCGGGCTGGTGCTGGGCGCGGTCGCGGTGCGCGGTCGTCCCGCGCCCGTGCCCCCGTCACGCGAGGAGACGCGCGTTCTGGTGGCGTTGCTGCTCGCGGCGTCCGCGTTGGGGCCCGTGGTCGTGCTGCTGTCGCCTTACGCGGACGGGCCGCTGTCGTGGTTCGCCGATCTCGTCGCGGTGCCTCAGCCGGACGCCGCGCTCATGGCCTCCTACTGCGCGGACCCCGAACTGGCGGCGCTGTGCCGGGCGTTGCAGACCCAGGCCGTGTACGACCGGCTGCCCGCGCTGGTCATGTCCGTGATGCCCGCGTTGCTGCTCCTGGTGCTGGCCGAGGGGCTGCGGCGGGGACGGCGGTTCGCGTGGTGGTCCGCGCTGGTGCTCAACGTGGCCATGACCGGGCTCATCGGGTGGTACATCCTGACCGAGGTGCTGTTCGCCGAGGTGCCGCCGGTGCCGGTCACGCCGATCGAGTACGGCATCCCGCTGTTGCTGCCGCTCGGCATCGTGGTGGTGCTGCTGGCGACGCGGCGGCACTTCCCGCTGGCGACGCCCGTGCGCCGGTTCTGGACCGTGACCGTCGGCGGGTTCGTGGGGCTGGGCGCGTGCTACGTGCTCGTGGGGTGGCTGGCGCGCTCGCAGTTCACGCCGCGGCCGGGGTTCGTCGACCTCCTGGCGGACCTGCCCGCGCGGTTCCTGCCGCCGGGCTACCTGGGGCTGGTCTCCATGCCGTTCCGGCCGGACGGCCTGATCGCCGCGGTGCTGATCGAGTACACGGGCGTGGTGTTCTGGCTGCTGGTCCTGTACGCGCTGCTGCGGGCCACGTGGAGCGCCGGGGTGGAGGAGGACGCCGAAGCCGCCGCACGGGCGCGTGAGCTGATGGTGCGGCACGGCCGGACGTCGCTGTCCTACATGACGACCTGGCGCGGCAACCGGTACTGGTTCACGCCCGACGGTCGTGCCGTGGTCGCCTACCGGGTCGTGGCGACGATCGCGCTGACCGTCGGCGACCCGATCGGACCGTCCGACGCGTGCCGTGACGCCGTGCGCGGGTTCGCGCGGTTCTGCGCGCACCAGGGCTGGACGCCGTGCCTGTACAGCATCAGCGAGGAGCTGTGCGACGAGGTCGCGCCGCTGGGGTGGCACGCGGTGCAGGTCGCTGAGGACACCGTGATCCCGCTGGCGGACCTGCGGTTCACCGGCAAGAAGTGGCAGGACGTGCGCACGGCGTTGAACAAGGCGGGCAAGCAGGGCATCACGGCCGAGTGGTGGCACTTCGCGGACGCGCCGCCCGCGCTGACCGACCAGATCCGGTCCATCTCGGCGGAGTGGGTGGCCGACAAGGGGCTGCCGGAGATGGGCTTCACGCTCGGCGGGCTGGAGGAGCTGTCCGGCGAGGGCGTGCGGTGCCTGATCGCGGTGGACGCCGACCGGACCGTGCACGGGGTGACCAGCTGGCTGCCCGTGTACGCGGAGGGTCGGGTCGTCGGGTGGACGCTGGACTTCATGCGCCGGCGGGGCAGCGCGTTCACCGGGTCGATGGAGTTCCTGATCGCGTCGGCGGCCATGACGTTCAAGGAGGAGGGCGCGGGGTTCGTGAGCCTGTCGGGCGCGCCGCTGGCCCGACTCGACCGCGGGGTGCGGGCGTGCGGGCTGCAACGGGTGCTCGACGTCACCGGGCAGTTGCTGGAGCCGGTGTACGGGTTCCGCTCGCTGTTCGCGTTCAAGGCGAAGTTCCAGCCCGTGTACCGGCCCATGTTCATGGCGTACCCGGATTCGGCGGCGCTGCCCCGGATCGCGAACGCGGTGAGCCGGGCGTACCTGCCGGACATGAGCGTGCGGCAGGGCGTGCGGCTGGCCCGGCTGGTCGCCCGGCGGCGGTTCGGCCGCCGCCTCAGCCCCCGCTGAGCCCGTCCGGCGCGGCCCGGCCGGCGGCGAGCCGGTGCAGCCAGTCGTGCAGCAGGGCCGTCTCGGCGGGGGACAGTGGGTGGGCCTGGCGGCTCAGCGTCACGTCCAGCGCGAGCGCGCGGGCGGACAGCGAGGCGTCCGGGTCGGCCGGCTCGTCGGTGGTGACGGCGGCCAGGACGATGTCCCGGACGCGCGTGGCGATGTCGGGATCGACGCCGTCGGGCGGTGCGGCGATCAGGTTCAGCGTGACGCCCGTGCAGGCGGCGTGCACGATGTCGCCCGCCGTGCCGACGGGCAGGCGGAGGCGGCCCGCCCCGGCCACCCGGTCGAGGATGCCGAGCAGCAGCCGGTGCGCGTCCGCCGCCGCGGCGGGCCGTCGGCCGGGCTGCGTGACGCCGAACATGAGCACGTAGAACGCCGGGTGCGTCAGCCCGAACTCGACGTGGGTGTCCCAGCCGCGCCGCAGGTCCTCGACCGGGTCGTCGCCGGGCGGCAGCTTGCGCTTAACCCCGAGGTAGCGGTCGAAGCCGTGCGCGGCGACGGCGTCGAGCAGGCCCTGCTTGTCGCCGAACAACCGGTACAGGGCGGGCGCCTGCACCCCGGACGCCGCGGCGACGGCCCGCGTGGAGACCGCGTCGATCCCTTTCCGGGTCAGCAGTTCGGCGGCGGCGGTGATGATCCGCTCCCTGGTGGTGCCGGCCCTGGTCGCCTCGGTCATGGAACAACGTTAACACGATAGAGGGTAGCGCCGATACCGAACCACTGCTAACGTCGTTCCTGTTACCACCGCTACCACCCACCACGAGGAGCGAAAGATGACCACGTCCCCCACCCTGCCCGTCCGCCGCCTGGGAGCCACGGGCCCGGAGGTCTCCGCCCTGGGCCTGGGCCTGTTGGGCATGTCCGACCTGTACGGGCCCGCCGACGAGGCCGAGGGCGTCGCCACCATCCACGCCGCCCTGGAGGAGGGCGTGACCCTGTTCGACACCGGCGACTTCTACGGCATGGGCCACAACGAGATGCTGCTGCGCGAGGCCCTGCGTGGCCGCCGCCGCGACCGGGCGGTCGTCAGCGTGAAGTTCGGCGCGCTGCGCGATCCGGCCGGTGGCTGGAACGGGCAGGACAACCGGCCCGAGGCGGTGAAGAACTTCGTCGCGTACAGCCTGCGGAGGCTCGGGACGGAGCACATCGACGTCTACCGCCCGGCCCGCCTGGACCCGAACGTGCCGATCGAGGACACCGTGGGCGCCATCGCGGAGCTGGTGCAGGCAGGCCATGTGCGCCACATCGGGCTGTCCGAAGTGGGCGCGGGGACGCTGCGCCGGGCGCAGGCGGTGCACCCCATCGTCGACCTGCAGATCGAGTACTCGTTGATCTCACGCGGCATCGAGGGCGAGATCCTGCCGACGGCGCGGGAGCTGGGCATCGGCATCACGGCGTATGGGGTGCTGTCCAGAGGCTTGATCTCGGGCCACTGGCAGCGGGACCGCAAGCTGACGGCCGACGACTTCCGCGGCGTCAGCCCCCGCTTCGAGGACGGCAACCTGCAACGCAACCTGTCCTTGGTCGAGTCGCTGAGGGAGGTGGCGGAGGCCAGGGGCGCGACGGTGGCGCAGCTCGCGATCGCGTGGGTGGCGGCCCAGGGCACCGACATCGTGCCCCTGGTGGGCGCCCGAACCCGAGCCCGCCTGGCAGAAGCCCTGCCCGCGGCGAGCCTCACCCTGACCCCGGCCGACCTGGCGGCCATCGAGGAGGCGATGCCCGCGACAGCGGTCAGCGGCAGCCGCTACGCACCGGCCATGATGGAGCTGCTGGACAGCGAACACTGACCACGACGCACCACGACAACGACAGCCCAACCCTCCCTGCCTCCGAACCACCCCATCCCTGAGGTTCCCCCGATAACCCGAGGCGGTTGTTACCTGGATCGGGTCGGTGATGCCGGGATGGTAGTCGGTTCGGCTTGGGCGGTGTGCCAGGCGGCTTCGTACTCGTCCGGGCTGAGCCAGCCGAGGTCCTTCTGGATGCGCTCGGTGTTGTAGAACCCGTCGATATACCGGAACAGGTCGTTCTCGGCCTCGTCGCGGGTGCGCCAGGAGCGGCGGTAGACCAACTCGATCTTCAGTGTGGAGAAGAAGTTCTCCGTCAGAGCGTTGTCATACGAGTCGCCGATCGACCCCATCGAGGGCAGGGTTCCGTTGTTGTCCGCCAACCGTTCTGCGAACTGGAAGGCCGTGTAGGTCGACCCGCGGTCGCTGTGGTGGATCAACTGTCCGTCGCGCACGTCGTGGGACCAGATCGCATACTCCAGAGCACCCAGGACCAGGTCGGTGTCGCAGCGGTCGGGGGTCTTCCAGCCCACGATCCGGTTGAAGAACGCGTCGCGCACCGCCGCGAGCCAGAAGACACCCTCGCCGGTGCGGATCCGGGTCGCGTCGGCCACCCACAACCGGTCCGGCGCGGGCGCGGTGAAGTCCCGATTCACCCGGTCGGGCGCCGGTGCGGACCGCGGATCCCGCCCGGTCGAGGGGACACGCCACCGTTTGCGCAGGAAGGCGCCCTGCAGTCCGGCCTGGCGCATCAGCCGCTCGACACGCTTGCACGACACACGGACACCCCGGCGCCACAGCACCTGGCGCACCCGCGGACTGCCGTAGGTGCCCCCGAGGCGGCGTGGATGTCGACGATCTCGGTCGTGATCGCCCGGTCCTC
Coding sequences:
- a CDS encoding aldo/keto reductase gives rise to the protein MTTSPTLPVRRLGATGPEVSALGLGLLGMSDLYGPADEAEGVATIHAALEEGVTLFDTGDFYGMGHNEMLLREALRGRRRDRAVVSVKFGALRDPAGGWNGQDNRPEAVKNFVAYSLRRLGTEHIDVYRPARLDPNVPIEDTVGAIAELVQAGHVRHIGLSEVGAGTLRRAQAVHPIVDLQIEYSLISRGIEGEILPTARELGIGITAYGVLSRGLISGHWQRDRKLTADDFRGVSPRFEDGNLQRNLSLVESLREVAEARGATVAQLAIAWVAAQGTDIVPLVGARTRARLAEALPAASLTLTPADLAAIEEAMPATAVSGSRYAPAMMELLDSEH
- a CDS encoding bifunctional lysylphosphatidylglycerol flippase/synthetase MprF, translating into MTSQLHPARNDEPDAAGPVRPRADRRPPPTGSHPPPDRPAVTAGGAVVRAGGRGRDEDGKVRDVPTGGDGAAPGRTARLGRVTAAAARLVGRVNRLGPVIRRAPGTAGAVLALWTIGAATGSLWSGPSEDLLDTIGFGVPAPLWTAATSALWCANLAGYLATTALLLLFGPVAEREFGTARALGVVAVTHVVGVLAGSGLVQLGSAWSWLSYLNFDLAVGPSPGVVGLALAVSFRLSPLWRRRVRLLVVLGLLVLALYSGYLEDVHRLCGGVVGLVLGAVAVRGRPAPVPPSREETRVLVALLLAASALGPVVVLLSPYADGPLSWFADLVAVPQPDAALMASYCADPELAALCRALQTQAVYDRLPALVMSVMPALLLLVLAEGLRRGRRFAWWSALVLNVAMTGLIGWYILTEVLFAEVPPVPVTPIEYGIPLLLPLGIVVVLLATRRHFPLATPVRRFWTVTVGGFVGLGACYVLVGWLARSQFTPRPGFVDLLADLPARFLPPGYLGLVSMPFRPDGLIAAVLIEYTGVVFWLLVLYALLRATWSAGVEEDAEAAARARELMVRHGRTSLSYMTTWRGNRYWFTPDGRAVVAYRVVATIALTVGDPIGPSDACRDAVRGFARFCAHQGWTPCLYSISEELCDEVAPLGWHAVQVAEDTVIPLADLRFTGKKWQDVRTALNKAGKQGITAEWWHFADAPPALTDQIRSISAEWVADKGLPEMGFTLGGLEELSGEGVRCLIAVDADRTVHGVTSWLPVYAEGRVVGWTLDFMRRRGSAFTGSMEFLIASAAMTFKEEGAGFVSLSGAPLARLDRGVRACGLQRVLDVTGQLLEPVYGFRSLFAFKAKFQPVYRPMFMAYPDSAALPRIANAVSRAYLPDMSVRQGVRLARLVARRRFGRRLSPR
- a CDS encoding helix-turn-helix transcriptional regulator; its protein translation is MAVRPSGADHEVDVLLRTGPFYEALRAAIERSGLTLERLRDRLARRGIHVSLSTLSYWRLGRSRPERAESLRAVQAIEVILGLPRHSLESLLGPPRPRGRWVAGQRQPRRYGRMLEPAQSLAETVEALVGPSDGDLRLWSQDDAAGVDARGVIREVRTRQVLRAVDGHPDRHVAVYCADPGTAPDAITVEAVANCRLGRVRRHHRAPVIAVELLFDHTLRAGQTHLLEYRFTVAEGAVALDYRRAFRYPVGTYVLSVRFTEPRLPVRCFDLVQSGAEGALTHGRELALTPGRMLHLVARDVPPGVLGIGWEWT
- a CDS encoding TetR/AcrR family transcriptional regulator — translated: MTEATRAGTTRERIITAAAELLTRKGIDAVSTRAVAAASGVQAPALYRLFGDKQGLLDAVAAHGFDRYLGVKRKLPPGDDPVEDLRRGWDTHVEFGLTHPAFYVLMFGVTQPGRRPAAAADAHRLLLGILDRVAGAGRLRLPVGTAGDIVHAACTGVTLNLIAAPPDGVDPDIATRVRDIVLAAVTTDEPADPDASLSARALALDVTLSRQAHPLSPAETALLHDWLHRLAAGRAAPDGLSGG
- a CDS encoding NAD-dependent protein deacetylase; this encodes MRTRPTLTWTASGAPLPRTTSLAEVVRVVAEGDVVVLSGAGLSTESGIPDYRGAAGSLRRHTPMTYDEFTGGEAGRRRYWARSHLGWRTIARAHPNAGHHAVAALRAEGFLSGVITQNVDGLHHAAGTVDAVELHGNLDRVVCLGCRRSSPREELDRRLRAANPDFTATASRVNPDGDVDLSDDDVRGFRVVPCADCGGVLKPDVVFFGENVPRPRVEECYRLVDAARAVLVLGSSLAVMSGLRFVRHAAKAGKPVVIVNRGETRGDEHAAVRVDLPLGRALTEVREAVRKTLS
- a CDS encoding MerR family transcriptional regulator; the protein is MRIGELSARTGASRRLLRYYEERGLIVSTRCANGYRSYDEGMVDRVLQVRGLLDAGLPTRIIKQILPCLDKPRVIYFPDATPEMIATLERERDRMTERIRCLTRNRDAISAYLDAVRAYDRAS
- a CDS encoding MFS transporter; this encodes MASRTEIPPASTRLPLGALLALTTAAFTTVLTEALPAGVLPAMSAGLGVTESATGQLVTVYAVGTAVTAIPLVAATATWRRKRLLLAGVAGFAVANTVTAVSADYGLTLVARFVAGVAAGVVWALLAGYARRLAPAHLAGKAIAVVMAGIPVALSLGIPAGTFLGGALGWRPTFWVMSALAAVLVGWIVAVVPDHAGQPAGRSALRATSRLAGVPAVLFVTLVFVLAHNVFYTYIAAFLGAVGLGGSVDLALLVFGVASLVGIWVVGALIDRRPRALMVACTVLVAVAAIGSAVLTGSAPLVFAAVAVWGLGWGGVPTLLQTAAAHAGGDAADTAQAMLVTVWNVAMSGGGVAGGVLLALLGPMSLPWAVVLLLVPVFAAVLATRAFRPATG